The Micromonospora sp. Llam0 genome includes a window with the following:
- a CDS encoding helix-turn-helix transcriptional regulator: MIKLPPEVLDRTDVRQALRAGDWATVLQVVTAEARVSQTEIAQAVGISQPHVSRLLSGRSRDPGLRTVRALCDGLGIPRSLAGLLDEQEDDTNRRQFVAAAAAATGVTLIGTAAGDVPLESRDDEQLLTIPSTTYRRLEQRLPARSLLPPVSAHPPTRIAE; this comes from the coding sequence ATGATCAAACTGCCGCCCGAGGTCCTGGATCGCACAGATGTTCGCCAAGCGTTGAGAGCCGGCGACTGGGCGACCGTCCTGCAGGTCGTCACGGCAGAAGCTCGGGTGTCGCAGACGGAGATTGCGCAAGCTGTCGGCATATCGCAGCCCCATGTCTCTCGGCTGCTCAGCGGACGGAGCCGAGATCCAGGGCTTCGCACCGTACGAGCGCTCTGCGATGGTTTGGGGATACCTCGATCCCTGGCCGGCTTGCTAGATGAACAGGAGGATGACACGAACCGCCGCCAATTCGTCGCCGCAGCGGCAGCGGCCACAGGTGTTACGCTGATCGGCACTGCCGCAGGAGATGTTCCCCTCGAATCACGCGACGACGAACAACTACTGACTATCCCCTCGACCACCTACCGCAGGTTGGAGCAGCGACTGCCTGCACGCAGCCTCCTTCCACCTGTGAGCGCGCACCCGCCAACTCGCATCGCGGAATGA
- a CDS encoding NAD(P)-dependent alcohol dehydrogenase, whose protein sequence is MRAIQLTAPGTLELVDVPTPKPGPGEVLLAMAAVGACHSDLHILDAPAGVFPTPMTIGHEIAGRVAQLGPGVTGWAEGDTAAVYGIMGCGRCRACLRGLENQCRTVPVGGVGISRDGGLADHVVVPADRLLPLGGLDPVQAAPLTDAGLTPYHAISLSRDALRPGTYAVVIGIGGLGHMAVQILAVTTAVTIIAVDTSDAALRLAKRMGAHHTVQAGPAAVDQIRQLTGPPPDGADVVLDFVCVDATLDTARQVVSTGGHLTMVGLGGGTLRMTATVEGPPPVPVETSAVIPFWGTRAELTEVIALGRQGLLRAEVQTFPLTEAVQAYQQLRDGKIHGRAVLVP, encoded by the coding sequence ATGCGTGCCATCCAACTCACCGCGCCCGGTACCCTCGAACTCGTCGACGTGCCGACACCGAAGCCCGGCCCGGGCGAAGTCCTGCTGGCCATGGCGGCGGTCGGCGCCTGCCACTCGGACCTGCACATCCTCGACGCGCCCGCCGGGGTGTTCCCGACTCCGATGACCATCGGCCACGAGATCGCCGGCCGGGTCGCCCAGCTCGGTCCGGGGGTGACCGGATGGGCCGAAGGTGACACCGCAGCGGTGTACGGGATCATGGGCTGCGGGCGCTGCCGGGCCTGCCTGCGCGGGCTGGAGAACCAGTGCCGCACCGTACCGGTCGGCGGGGTCGGCATCAGCCGCGACGGAGGTCTCGCCGACCACGTGGTGGTGCCGGCGGACCGGCTACTGCCGCTCGGCGGGCTGGACCCGGTGCAGGCGGCACCGCTGACCGACGCCGGGCTCACCCCGTACCATGCGATCTCCCTCAGCCGGGACGCGCTGCGGCCCGGCACCTACGCGGTGGTGATCGGCATCGGCGGCCTCGGCCACATGGCGGTGCAGATCCTGGCGGTGACCACCGCCGTCACGATCATCGCGGTGGACACCAGCGACGCCGCGCTGCGGCTGGCCAAACGGATGGGTGCGCATCACACCGTGCAGGCCGGGCCGGCGGCGGTCGACCAGATCCGGCAGCTCACCGGCCCGCCCCCGGACGGCGCCGACGTGGTGCTCGACTTCGTCTGCGTGGACGCCACCCTGGACACCGCCCGGCAGGTGGTCTCCACCGGCGGTCACCTGACGATGGTCGGCCTGGGCGGCGGTACGCTGCGGATGACGGCGACCGTCGAAGGCCCGCCGCCGGTGCCGGTGGAGACCAGCGCGGTCATCCCGTTCTGGGGCACCCGCGCCGAGCTGACCGAGGTGATCGCGCTCGGCCGCCAGGGCCTGCTCCGCGCCGAGGTGCAGACCTTCCCGCTGACCGAGGCGGTGCAGGCGTACCAGCAGTTGCGGGACGGGAAGATCCACGGCCGTGCCGTGCTGGTCCCCTGA
- a CDS encoding DUF5130 family protein translates to MTVGEQVHEQSSESTRTSATLPGPFGTRQLLRLDEALRLADSATGLAFSIYVGELEEPTREYAVTLHRQLTDPDDAVLIAVSPNQRVLEVVTGAEARKRIPDRDAKLAALSMVASFGGGDLAGGLVSGIDQLASRAGRA, encoded by the coding sequence GTGACCGTTGGTGAGCAGGTCCACGAGCAGTCCAGCGAGTCGACTCGGACGAGCGCGACCCTGCCGGGACCGTTCGGCACCCGACAGTTGCTCCGGCTCGACGAGGCGTTGCGGCTGGCCGACTCGGCCACCGGCCTGGCGTTCAGCATCTACGTCGGCGAGCTGGAGGAGCCGACCCGGGAGTACGCGGTGACGCTGCACCGGCAGCTCACCGACCCGGACGACGCGGTGCTCATCGCCGTGTCGCCGAACCAGCGGGTGCTGGAGGTCGTCACCGGCGCCGAGGCCCGAAAGCGGATCCCGGACCGGGACGCGAAGCTCGCGGCGCTGTCCATGGTGGCGTCTTTCGGCGGCGGTGACCTGGCCGGCGGCCTGGTCAGCGGGATCGACCAGCTGGCGTCCCGGGCCGGCCGCGCCTGA
- a CDS encoding amidase — MSQIHDLTALEQAAAIRRGELSGIEIVEHYLARIHAHSDTVGAFVTVTADHAREQAGALDRVPPGTRTRRHPGPLYGVPVAIKDLTLTAGVRTTFGSAAFADYVPSVDADVVRLLRAAGTVSLGKTTAAELGCSLYTEGEVAPPARNPWDLACTAGGSSGGAAAAVAAGLVPFAQGSDGGGSCRIPAALCGLVGYKPTRGVVSGGPLGAGGFGLPSHGPIARTVADAAAMLDAMAVPVPGEPYLAPPPPPGGHLAAARRADPGRLRIGRFTTPMLADEPVHPDCLAAVDTAAALLADAGHEVVDVPAPLGPDLWPLFETVWYVLALAPVPPEREARLLPLTRLLRRRGNAISAATLVATLAELQVQVRRAMHAVAGLDLLLCPTLSAPQAPVGWFTETGDPAEDFDRQRRFSPYCAVFNVTGQPSVSVPVAQSTAGQPVGILLTGRSGADATVLATAAQLEERTGWPGRHPEIWRAGPSATVKASEPERAGGVARSTTPDVR, encoded by the coding sequence ATGTCGCAGATCCATGATCTGACCGCGTTGGAGCAGGCCGCCGCGATCCGCCGGGGCGAGCTGAGCGGCATCGAGATCGTCGAGCACTACCTGGCCCGGATCCACGCCCACTCGGACACCGTCGGGGCGTTCGTCACGGTCACCGCCGACCACGCCCGGGAACAGGCCGGTGCCCTCGACCGGGTCCCGCCGGGCACCCGGACCCGGCGACACCCCGGCCCGCTGTACGGCGTACCGGTGGCGATCAAGGACCTCACCCTCACCGCCGGGGTCCGGACCACCTTCGGCTCGGCGGCGTTCGCCGACTACGTGCCGAGCGTCGACGCGGACGTGGTCCGTCTGCTCCGCGCCGCCGGCACCGTCAGCCTCGGCAAGACCACCGCCGCCGAACTGGGCTGTTCGCTCTACACCGAGGGGGAGGTGGCGCCGCCGGCGCGTAACCCGTGGGACCTGGCCTGCACCGCCGGCGGCTCCAGTGGGGGAGCGGCGGCGGCGGTGGCCGCCGGGCTGGTGCCGTTCGCGCAGGGCTCGGACGGCGGCGGTTCGTGCCGGATCCCGGCGGCCCTCTGCGGCCTGGTCGGCTACAAGCCGACCCGGGGGGTCGTCTCCGGCGGCCCGCTCGGTGCCGGCGGGTTCGGCCTGCCCAGCCACGGGCCGATCGCCCGGACCGTCGCCGACGCCGCCGCGATGCTCGACGCGATGGCGGTGCCGGTGCCCGGTGAGCCGTACCTGGCTCCGCCACCGCCGCCCGGCGGCCACCTGGCGGCGGCCCGTCGCGCGGACCCCGGCCGACTGCGGATCGGCCGGTTCACCACCCCGATGCTCGCCGACGAGCCGGTGCATCCGGACTGCCTGGCGGCGGTGGACACGGCGGCCGCGCTGCTCGCCGACGCCGGCCACGAGGTCGTCGACGTCCCGGCGCCGCTCGGCCCGGACCTGTGGCCGCTGTTCGAGACCGTCTGGTACGTGCTCGCGCTGGCCCCGGTGCCACCGGAACGGGAGGCGCGGCTGCTGCCGTTGACCCGGCTGCTGCGCCGCCGGGGCAACGCGATCAGCGCCGCGACGCTGGTCGCCACCCTGGCCGAGCTGCAGGTCCAGGTACGCCGGGCGATGCACGCGGTGGCCGGGCTGGACCTGCTGCTGTGCCCGACGCTGAGCGCCCCGCAGGCACCGGTCGGCTGGTTCACCGAAACGGGTGACCCGGCCGAGGACTTCGATCGGCAGCGGCGCTTCTCGCCGTACTGTGCGGTGTTCAACGTCACTGGGCAACCGTCGGTGTCCGTCCCGGTGGCGCAGAGTACGGCCGGGCAGCCGGTGGGAATCCTGCTGACCGGCCGCAGTGGCGCGGACGCCACCGTGCTGGCCACGGCCGCTCAGCTGGAGGAGCGGACCGGCTGGCCAGGTCGGCACCCGGAGATCTGGCGGGCCGGGCCCTCCGCTACCGTGAAGGCGTCTGAGCCGGAACGGGCTGGCGGTGTGGCCAGGTCCACCACTCCAGACGTCCGCTGA
- a CDS encoding class F sortase — MSTYGQPRPTAPDRPADGAANQPADGAADRLGAYPGAYPAIPGTARGVARAPLRGVAAVPGAAGRRSGNGSAANRRAPHGPPRQRRGWPGFGSLRPGRRRVPSAADRRAALGGYRGRPDVPSRWSPVALVLIVAGVFVAGFGFERVTGTPLGQWLPGAHRATPETHPPLGASDPVSLAIPALNLQAAVHDVGLAEDGTIAVPELNRHNEAGWYVASPTPGENGPAVIVGHVDTSTGPSVFHRAATLHPGAQIQVRRMDRSVALFEVTSVEQFDKSSLPVDRVYDDFSHPGLRLITCGGQWVGGSTGYADNVVVFASLVGAQNG, encoded by the coding sequence GTGTCGACCTACGGTCAGCCGAGGCCGACAGCGCCGGATCGGCCAGCTGACGGGGCGGCGAATCAGCCAGCTGACGGGGCGGCGGATCGGCTGGGTGCGTACCCGGGGGCGTACCCGGCGATCCCCGGCACCGCTCGCGGGGTGGCTCGTGCCCCGTTGCGCGGGGTGGCCGCGGTGCCGGGCGCCGCCGGCCGCCGCAGCGGCAACGGATCCGCCGCCAACCGTCGTGCACCGCACGGGCCACCCCGGCAACGGCGGGGCTGGCCCGGATTCGGGTCGCTGCGCCCGGGTCGACGCCGGGTGCCCTCGGCTGCCGACCGGCGGGCCGCGCTGGGCGGCTACCGGGGACGACCGGACGTACCGTCGCGGTGGAGTCCGGTCGCGCTCGTGCTGATCGTGGCGGGCGTCTTCGTCGCCGGGTTCGGCTTCGAACGGGTGACCGGCACCCCGCTCGGGCAGTGGCTGCCCGGAGCGCACCGCGCAACACCCGAGACGCACCCGCCGCTGGGTGCCAGCGACCCGGTCAGCCTCGCCATCCCGGCACTGAACCTGCAGGCCGCCGTGCACGATGTCGGGTTGGCCGAGGACGGCACGATCGCGGTGCCCGAGCTGAACCGGCACAACGAGGCCGGCTGGTACGTGGCCAGCCCGACGCCGGGTGAGAACGGCCCGGCGGTCATCGTCGGCCATGTCGACACCAGTACCGGGCCGTCGGTGTTCCACCGGGCCGCCACGCTGCACCCGGGCGCGCAGATCCAGGTCCGCCGGATGGACCGGTCGGTGGCGCTGTTCGAGGTCACCTCGGTCGAGCAGTTCGACAAGTCGTCCCTGCCGGTGGACCGGGTGTACGACGACTTCAGTCACCCCGGGCTGCGTCTGATCACCTGCGGTGGTCAGTGGGTCGGCGGTTCCACCGGGTACGCGGACAACGTCGTCGTCTTCGCGTCGCTGGTCGGCGCGCAGAACGGCTGA
- a CDS encoding HNH endonuclease, translating to MPDIRPTVGSGSLVLNATYEPLCVVSVRRAAILVLSAKAVCVADGEGMLHSARHCLPVPSVVRLTRYVRVPYRTHVGLSRRAIFARDGWRCAYCRGPAETIDHVFPRSRGGRHIWENVVAACARCNHSKGDRTPAELGWRLPSPPAAPKGTAWRVLGHRAPDPRWADWLDLSSESEAAA from the coding sequence ATGCCTGACATACGACCCACGGTGGGCTCCGGTTCGTTGGTGCTCAACGCGACGTATGAGCCGCTGTGTGTCGTATCCGTACGCCGGGCCGCGATCCTGGTCCTGTCCGCCAAGGCGGTCTGTGTCGCCGACGGCGAGGGCATGCTGCACAGTGCCCGGCACTGCCTGCCGGTGCCGTCGGTGGTGCGGCTCACCCGCTACGTACGGGTGCCCTACCGGACCCACGTCGGCCTCTCCCGCCGGGCGATCTTCGCCCGCGACGGCTGGCGGTGCGCGTACTGCCGGGGCCCGGCGGAGACCATCGACCACGTCTTTCCTCGTAGCCGTGGTGGCCGGCACATCTGGGAGAACGTCGTCGCCGCCTGCGCCCGCTGCAACCACAGCAAGGGCGACCGGACCCCGGCCGAGCTGGGCTGGCGGCTGCCGTCCCCGCCGGCCGCCCCGAAGGGCACCGCCTGGCGGGTGCTCGGGCACCGTGCGCCGGATCCGCGCTGGGCCGACTGGCTCGACCTGTCGTCCGAGTCCGAAGCCGCCGCCTGA
- a CDS encoding mechanosensitive ion channel family protein: MTARSPARADPEPADPATGAAATDPPYQWAQPEPQPSASPVCPDDDPVCSQVLDWTGLPWLAEGSFWLLVKPLRIVLIIVVAVVLRYLLHRAIRRLVTSTSTVAGPTILRPLRERTPPAGTVVMPERRRQRAEAIGSVLRSTVSATVFGIAVLLVLGELSFNLAPLLASAGIAGIALGFGAQTLVKDLLAGLFMLLEDQYGVGDIVDLGEATGVVEAVGLRITTVRDARGVLWYIRNGEIIRVGNKSQGWAMVVVDMPVGFADTEQATAVLRTAALGVAADEEMAGHFVEPPDVLGVEQVTVDGAVIRTVAKTTAEGQFVVGRELRRQLAAALHTSGISAQIVAGRMFVTRGSGGGQEEPGPGGTT, translated from the coding sequence GTGACCGCACGATCGCCCGCCCGCGCTGACCCCGAGCCTGCCGACCCGGCGACCGGGGCAGCGGCGACCGACCCGCCGTACCAGTGGGCTCAACCGGAGCCGCAGCCCTCGGCGAGCCCGGTGTGCCCCGACGACGACCCGGTCTGCAGCCAGGTGCTCGACTGGACCGGGCTGCCCTGGCTGGCGGAGGGGAGCTTCTGGCTACTGGTCAAACCCCTGCGGATCGTGCTGATCATCGTGGTGGCGGTGGTACTGCGGTACCTGCTGCACCGGGCCATCCGCCGGCTGGTGACCAGTACCTCGACGGTCGCCGGGCCGACCATCCTGCGGCCGCTGCGGGAACGGACACCGCCGGCCGGGACGGTGGTGATGCCGGAACGGCGGCGGCAACGCGCCGAGGCGATCGGCTCGGTGCTGCGCAGCACGGTGAGCGCGACCGTGTTCGGGATCGCCGTACTGCTGGTGCTGGGCGAGCTGAGCTTCAACCTGGCACCGCTGCTGGCCAGCGCCGGCATCGCCGGCATCGCGCTGGGCTTCGGGGCACAGACCCTGGTGAAGGACCTGCTCGCCGGGCTGTTCATGCTGCTTGAGGATCAGTACGGCGTGGGCGACATCGTCGACCTGGGCGAGGCGACCGGCGTGGTCGAGGCGGTGGGCCTGCGGATCACCACGGTCCGGGACGCCCGGGGCGTGCTCTGGTACATCCGCAACGGGGAGATCATCCGGGTCGGCAACAAGAGCCAGGGCTGGGCCATGGTGGTGGTCGACATGCCGGTCGGCTTCGCCGACACCGAGCAGGCCACCGCGGTGCTGCGTACCGCCGCCCTGGGGGTGGCCGCCGACGAGGAGATGGCCGGTCACTTCGTGGAGCCGCCGGACGTGCTCGGCGTCGAGCAGGTCACGGTCGACGGCGCGGTGATCCGTACGGTCGCCAAGACCACCGCCGAGGGGCAGTTCGTGGTGGGCCGCGAGTTGCGCCGTCAACTGGCCGCGGCACTGCACACCTCCGGGATCTCGGCACAGATCGTGGCCGGGCGGATGTTCGTCACCCGTGGGTCGGGAGGTGGGCAGGAGGAGCCCGGCCCGGGCGGAACGACTTGA
- a CDS encoding MFS transporter has product MEAPSVSDEAQTAGSPATFREVFAADEFRFLFVSVALSWIGDYIAKAAVTVLVYRETESVALSAAAFAVSFLPWLIGGPLLTTVAERHPYHRVMITTDLIRMALIAVVATPGLPVWAMISLLFCTTLANPPNQAARSALMPTVLTGDRLIVGLSLIASTGQLAQVGGYVAGAAIASVNPRAALLLNATTFAVSALVIRLGVRARPAATAPDRRQHLLRETAEGFQLVWRTDVLRAIAILVWTVPLFAIVPEGLAAAWAAEPGVSDSERGLAQAMIMAASPTGYIVGGLLIGRLVRPGRRRRLIRPFAVIAPLALVPTLLDPSPPVVAVLAGVCGFAVAGLLPVTNGLFVQALPHGYRARAFGVIATGIQVGQGAAVLVTGLLADRFDIPTVVGLWSLTGAVVISLALLRWPAEERFDEAIAAVAATPGAGGGTPGTPGTSAAGSAAGGAAASNGNPVPQARDAQQADEVGSA; this is encoded by the coding sequence ATGGAGGCGCCGTCCGTGTCCGACGAGGCACAAACCGCCGGGAGTCCGGCGACCTTCCGCGAGGTGTTCGCGGCGGATGAATTCCGCTTTCTTTTCGTCTCGGTGGCGCTGTCCTGGATCGGCGACTACATCGCGAAGGCAGCGGTCACCGTCCTGGTCTACCGCGAGACGGAGTCGGTGGCCCTGTCGGCGGCCGCCTTCGCGGTCAGCTTCCTGCCCTGGTTGATCGGTGGTCCGCTGCTCACCACGGTCGCCGAGCGGCACCCGTACCACCGGGTGATGATCACCACCGATCTGATCCGGATGGCCCTGATCGCCGTGGTCGCCACCCCCGGCCTACCGGTCTGGGCGATGATCAGCCTGCTGTTCTGCACCACCCTGGCGAATCCGCCGAACCAGGCCGCCCGGTCCGCGCTGATGCCGACCGTGTTGACCGGTGACCGGCTGATCGTGGGCCTGTCGCTGATCGCCAGCACCGGCCAGCTCGCCCAGGTCGGCGGCTACGTCGCCGGCGCGGCGATCGCCTCCGTCAACCCACGGGCGGCGTTGCTGTTGAACGCCACCACCTTCGCCGTCTCGGCCCTGGTGATCCGGCTCGGGGTCCGGGCCCGGCCGGCGGCCACCGCCCCGGACCGCCGCCAGCACCTGCTCCGCGAGACCGCCGAGGGCTTCCAGCTGGTGTGGCGGACTGACGTGCTGCGGGCCATCGCGATCCTGGTCTGGACGGTTCCGCTGTTCGCCATCGTGCCGGAGGGGTTGGCCGCCGCTTGGGCGGCCGAGCCGGGGGTGTCCGACTCCGAGCGGGGTCTCGCCCAGGCGATGATCATGGCGGCGAGTCCGACCGGCTACATCGTCGGCGGCCTGCTGATCGGCCGACTGGTCCGTCCGGGCCGCCGGCGCAGACTGATCCGACCGTTCGCGGTGATCGCCCCACTGGCGCTGGTCCCCACCCTCCTCGACCCCTCGCCGCCGGTGGTGGCGGTGCTCGCCGGGGTCTGCGGCTTCGCGGTCGCCGGCCTGCTGCCGGTGACCAACGGGCTGTTCGTCCAGGCGTTGCCGCACGGTTACCGGGCCCGCGCGTTCGGCGTGATCGCTACCGGCATCCAGGTCGGCCAGGGGGCCGCGGTGCTGGTCACCGGCCTGCTCGCCGACCGGTTCGACATCCCGACCGTGGTCGGGTTGTGGAGCCTGACCGGTGCGGTGGTGATCTCCCTGGCGCTGCTGCGCTGGCCGGCCGAGGAGCGCTTCGACGAGGCGATCGCCGCCGTGGCAGCCACCCCCGGTGCCGGCGGCGGCACACCGGGCACACCCGGCACTTCCGCCGCCGGCTCCGCAGCCGGCGGTGCGGCGGCCAGCAACGGCAACCCCGTACCGCAGGCCCGTGACGCGCAGCAGGCCGACGAGGTCGGCAGCGCCTGA
- a CDS encoding globin, with amino-acid sequence MVTASDPANGSAGATPATGGPAPTFFAAIGGEPAFRRLVDEFYAGVATDPLLRPMYPEQDLGPAAERLTLFLMQYWGGPGTYSEQRGHPRLRMRHAPFRIGPAERDAWLTHMRRAVDRLDLHPELAGTLWDYLERAAYFMVNEMDPTDPPRRDLASG; translated from the coding sequence GTGGTGACAGCGTCAGATCCTGCCAACGGCTCGGCCGGCGCGACGCCCGCGACCGGCGGCCCCGCCCCGACCTTCTTCGCCGCCATCGGCGGCGAGCCCGCCTTCCGCCGGCTCGTCGACGAGTTCTATGCCGGCGTCGCCACCGATCCGCTGCTCCGCCCGATGTACCCGGAGCAGGATCTGGGGCCGGCTGCGGAGCGGCTGACCCTGTTCCTGATGCAGTACTGGGGCGGCCCCGGCACGTACTCCGAGCAGCGTGGGCACCCCCGGCTGCGGATGCGGCACGCACCGTTCCGGATCGGTCCGGCGGAGCGGGACGCCTGGTTGACCCACATGCGCCGGGCGGTCGACCGGCTGGACCTGCACCCGGAGCTCGCCGGGACGCTCTGGGACTACCTGGAGCGTGCCGCCTACTTCATGGTGAACGAGATGGACCCGACCGACCCGCCCCGGCGCGACCTGGCCAGCGGCTGA
- a CDS encoding YbjN domain-containing protein, with translation MPWWSWRSGHADGGEPDTRSRTGVDSGVRLGPPAPRTPEQPPRSSSAELGPTRPVGPSCPMPSPAAAAGKELSPQVVPVTLRRIGTALDMLDIRYLADGDGSLLAMWERHAVLFTLEGPEDEILVVRARPHSTVPPDWADRAYRVVNEWNHTRRFCKAYVGDPTDRGQLPIYAELQVPLAAGANDALLVELLDCGAAVATSFVDWLHDEGALL, from the coding sequence ATGCCATGGTGGTCGTGGCGCTCCGGTCACGCAGATGGCGGTGAGCCGGATACCCGAAGCAGGACCGGAGTGGACAGCGGTGTCCGGCTTGGACCGCCCGCGCCACGAACGCCGGAGCAGCCGCCCCGGTCGTCGTCGGCTGAACTCGGGCCGACCAGGCCGGTAGGGCCGTCCTGCCCGATGCCGTCGCCGGCTGCGGCAGCGGGCAAGGAACTATCGCCGCAGGTGGTGCCGGTGACCCTCCGCCGGATCGGCACCGCACTGGACATGTTGGACATCCGGTATCTCGCGGACGGCGACGGCAGCCTGCTGGCGATGTGGGAGCGGCACGCCGTCCTGTTCACCCTCGAAGGGCCGGAGGACGAAATCCTGGTGGTCCGCGCCCGACCGCACTCCACCGTGCCGCCCGACTGGGCCGACCGTGCCTACCGGGTGGTCAACGAGTGGAACCACACCAGACGGTTCTGCAAGGCCTACGTCGGCGACCCCACCGACCGGGGCCAGTTGCCCATCTACGCCGAGCTGCAGGTCCCACTCGCCGCCGGAGCCAACGACGCGCTGCTGGTCGAGCTGCTGGACTGTGGAGCGGCCGTGGCGACCAGTTTCGTCGACTGGCTGCACGACGAGGGCGCCCTGCTCTGA
- a CDS encoding thioesterase family protein, translating into MRWSDLDAYGHVNNARFLTLYEEARVALMFSGGRAWGVGSFADGVLIHRHEVDYLRPVDYRMGRSTADQAPTVRIELWIEQVRPSRFTVAYEMFDGDLLVSRARSVLVPFDLEQGRPRRLTETERAFLLPYVRPADAAEA; encoded by the coding sequence CTGCGCTGGTCCGATCTCGACGCGTACGGGCACGTCAACAACGCCCGGTTCCTGACGCTGTACGAGGAGGCCCGGGTCGCGCTGATGTTCTCCGGCGGGCGGGCCTGGGGCGTCGGTTCGTTCGCCGACGGGGTGCTGATCCACCGGCACGAGGTCGACTACCTGCGCCCGGTCGACTACCGGATGGGCCGGTCGACCGCCGACCAGGCACCGACCGTCCGGATCGAACTCTGGATCGAGCAGGTCCGTCCGTCGCGGTTCACGGTCGCGTACGAGATGTTCGACGGCGATCTGCTGGTCAGCCGGGCCCGTTCGGTGCTGGTGCCGTTCGACCTGGAGCAGGGACGGCCGCGTCGGCTGACCGAGACGGAGCGGGCCTTCCTGCTGCCGTACGTCCGACCGGCCGACGCCGCCGAGGCATGA